From Spiroplasma endosymbiont of Amphimallon solstitiale:
AAGTATTTCATGCAGATAACATTGCTTTTAAATATCCAATTGGTGTTGTATCAGTGATTGTTACTTTTGTAGCAAATTGAGAGATTATATTAGTATCATCATTTGCTAATTTATCTGTTAAATCATTAGCAACTTCATATTGCATACTATCTAGTAAATTTTGTCCATTTTCAGCATTTAAGTCAATATTTGCAATCGTTTCACCAGCAAGATATGATTTTTCAATTATTTTTTCAATTTTATCAGTAGTAGCATATCCAACATCATATCTTTTGCTTTTGTCATCTCATGAAATAACTTTAACTTTTGGGTCTTTTGGTAATTTAATAATAAATTCTATTTTTGTAGAGTTAACCATTTCAATAGGAAAAAAGTTCTTTAATTTTGTAGAAAAGTAATGATACATGATAAAGTGTTATTTTTAGAGAATTTTTACACTAAATAATGTTACTTTTAACAAATTTTTAATTAAAAATAATATTTTAAGTGTAAATTGATGAATAATTTTTGGTCATCCATACTTTTCTACATAATTAAAAAAAAAGTTTGCTCATGGACTATTTGATTGTTTAAAAAATTCAATGAATTCTGGTGCTTCAACTAATTTTTCTGTGTTATTTAAGTTTGTTTGAATATTAATTGCCATTTTGTATAATTTCCTTTCTTATAATTTATTTTTATTTTTATAATCTAATAAAGAATTAATTTTAATTGGTATTTGATTTGTTAATATTATTTCTTGTTTACCACCTGTATTAATTGGTTCTTTAAATAGTGGTTGTTCTTTAATAATTTTCTTAATAGTATCTTCTATTTTTGAATTTTCTATATCATTTGTTTTAAATTTTAAATAATCATAAAATTCATTTTTAACTTGATATTTTTTAAATATATTAATAATTTCTTTTTCTTTAATTTCTTGATTAATTTTATTTAACTTATTTTCTGCTTCATTAATTTTATTTTCTATTTCTTGTGAAACATTATTTTCAGTTAAAGTTTGAGTTGTTTGTTGTATATTAGTTTCATTTTCTAACATTTACATCACACCTTTATTATTTAATTTCTTTATTAATTTTTTCATTTAGTTTTGCCAATTTTTTTTGATGTTTTATAATTTTATTATTTGCTCTAACATGCTTTGGAGTTGTAATAAATCGTTTTAATAAAACAATAATTTCTCTACAAATTAATGTTCCAACACTTGTTCCAATAATAATTAATTCATGTATAAATTCTTTCATTTCAATATTTTCCTTTCATTAATTAATTTTTTGATTTGTATCTAATTCCATTACTAATATTTGATAATCTTGAATATAAGCATTTTCTAATATATGATGTTTATAATTTTTATGAAAACTAGTAGCATTTTCAATTGTAGAAAATAATTTATATTTTGTTTCAATTCCATAATTAGTTTTATATTTCCTGAATTGTAAAATTAAAAAGGACACTTATATAAAAATTAAATTGTGTTAATTCTATAATTAAGAAAAGAAAGGAATTAGCACAATGTATAAGTATCTGACTATTGAATCAATAATAGCAATAAAAGAATATAAAAGTTATGGATTTTCGATTCGTAAAATAGCAAAAGCCATTGATTATAGTAAATCAACTGTACATAGAGTTTGTAGATTATTAAATCAAAACTTATTACCATTAGAAATATTGAATAAAATTCAAAAAAATAAACAAAATGCAGGTAGAAAATTAATAATTTTAACTTTAATAGAAATTAATACTATTAATCATTTGTTAATTACTAAAAATTATGCTCTTGATATAATTGCTAATTTTTTAAAGGAAAATAAAATAAAAAGTATTTCAACAAAAACTTTATATAACATGTTTAAAACAAATCGAATGGGTTTTGATGAAAATAACTTATTGAGAAAAGGAAAAAATAAACCTCACAAACAAAAAGAAACTAGGGGCAGAATTAATAATTGTAAGTCTATTCATGAAAGAAATTTAATCATTCCTAATATTAAAAATATAGAAGAATTTGGTCATTTAGAGGGTGATACTATCATTGGTAAAGATCATAAAAGTTCTATTATTACTTTAGCTGATATATGATCAAAAATCACAATTCCTTTAGCAACTAAAAATAATAAATCAGAAAATATTACAAAAAGTATAATAAAATTTATTTCAAAGTTACAAAAAGGAACAGTTAAAACTATTACTTTTGATCGTGGTAAAGAATTTAGTAAATGAAAATTAATCGAAAAAAATTGTAATGTTAAGATTTATTTTGCAGATCCTGGTAAACCTTGTCAAAGAGGTTTAAATGAAAATAATAATGGTATTTTAAGAAGATATTTACCAAAATCTACAGATCTATCTTCATATAAACAAAAAGATTTAAATACTATAGCATTTCAAATTAATTCTACACCCAGAAAATCACTATCTTATAAAAGACCAATAGATTTAATACAATTATTTTAAAAAACTGTCCCATATTTATATTTACAATTCAGGTTTTAATAAATAAGCATATCTCATTTTAATATTCTCCTTTTTTATAAATGATAATAATTTTCATCAAATTCTAAATTTGCATTAACATTAACTTCACTCATATTATCACTACCATATTGACTATTTGTTTCACTATTAATCGAAAATCTATTATCATTATTAATTAAATGTGCTATTTCATTTGTAAACGAAGTCTCTTGCATTTCTACATCAAATTTTCTTTCGATAGGTAATAAATTATGAATAATTTCACTTGCACCAGCAACTATCGTTGGAATAGCATAAGCATTATTAAAATCATTATTAATACTCATAGCAACACCACTTGATATTAAACAACCACCAGTAGCCATATTACATATCTTTCTTATTGTTTCAAATCTATGTGGTATTAATTCTGTTAATCCCGCAATAAGATTTGAAATACCATAAGCATTTAATGAAATATAAGTATCTCAATCCATTAAATTATTAGGATTATTATTTGTACTTAATAATGGTCATGGTGGGGTTTCAGTAGTTGTTGTAGGTATTGAAGTAGTAGTTATAGGCATAGGTGTTGTAGTAGGTTCTATTGGATTAGTAGTATTTTCTATTCATTTTGAATAGTTTGCTAAACCAATTGTTCCTAAACCTAATAATATTTTTTTACTACTATTAATTATTTTTGTTTTATTACTTGGTCTTTGATTTAAATTTCATATATCTAAACCTAATTTTTTACCAAATAATAAACTATTAATTGAACCTAATATTGGATTTCCTATAAGTTGACCATAATAAGCACTTGTACCTATCATTGCTGAAATAGGACTTATTCCAGTTCTTATTAATTTTAATAAAGTATAATTTGATTGTGAATTTTCCTTTAATTTTGTAGAAAAGTAATGATACATGATAAAGTGTTATTTTTAGAGAATTTTTACACTAAATAATGTTACTTTTAACAAATTTTTAATTAAAAATAATATTTTAAGTGTAAATTGATGAATAATTTTTGGTCATCCATACTTTTCTACATAATTAAAAGAATTTTCTGTATTTGGCATAATTTTCCTTTAATTTTGTAGAAAAGTAATGATACATGATAAAGTGTTATTTTTAGAGAATTTTTACACTAAATAATGTTACTTTTAACAAATTTTTAATTAAAAATAATATTTTAAGTGTAAATTGATGAATAATTTTTGGTCATCCATACTTTTCTACATAATTAAAATAATTTTCTTCCTTTAATTTTCTATTTTTTTAATTCAAACTTTTACTCAACCTTGATAAATATCATTATCACCAACTATTAATGCAACATTATCTTCTGGATCAGAAATAATTATATGTTGTGATTTAATATTTGGATATTTCATTAATATAATTGCTCTAATATCATTATGAGTACGAAGTGCTTGCGGTGATGGTGTTAATATTTCAATTTCATCTTTATCACCAAATAAAGTAGGTAAGATAATCATTCTTTATTTCTCCTTATTTTTAGTTAAATTATTAACTATTATTTCTAAACATTTCATACATCAATTTTTACTTAATCAGATTCTTTTATTACATTTTTTACATTTATTCATTATTAAATTCACCATTAATTATTTTTTGTAATAAAATATCAAGTATTAAATCTATTTCTGTACCATTATAGAATTTTTGTTGTTTTTTAATATAATTAATTAATTTTTCTTTATATTCATTAATTACTTTTTGTTTAAACTCTTCTCTTAATTTTTCTATATTGGCAATGTTTAGTAATCTGTGTAACTTACAAAAATAACTATGTTTAATTAATTCTAGTAAATATAATTAAATGACTAGAAAGAGTGAGTTACAGATGGCTAAAAAACAAAATATTAATAATAATGATCCAATATCAAAAGCAGTAGATTTATTATTAGAAAATACTGAAGATTTAACAACAGTTTTTAAAGAAGGGGGTTTATATAAAGAATTAACAAAACGTTTAGTTGAAAAAATGTTGAATTCTGAAATGCAAAATTATTTAGGATATGAAAAAAATCAACATAGTAATACTGAAAATGCTCGTAATGGTACAAGTTCAAAAAAATTAATAACTCAACAAGGTAAAATTGAGATTGATGTACCAAGAGATCGCAATAGTGATTTTACTCCTGTAATAGTTGCAAAAAGACAGCGAAGATTTGATGGTTTTGATCAACAAGTGCTTTCACTATATGCAAAAGGTATGACTCTATCTGACATTAGAATGCAGTTACAAGAGTTATATCATGGTGCTGATATTAGTGAAAGTGTTATTAGTCAAATTACTGATGATGTTATTGATGATGTCAAAGCATGACAAAATCGACCATTAGAAAGCATTTATCCGATTGTTTATTTTGATTGTATAGT
This genomic window contains:
- a CDS encoding IS30 family transposase, with translation MYKYLTIESIIAIKEYKSYGFSIRKIAKAIDYSKSTVHRVCRLLNQNLLPLEILNKIQKNKQNAGRKLIILTLIEINTINHLLITKNYALDIIANFLKENKIKSISTKTLYNMFKTNRMGFDENNLLRKGKNKPHKQKETRGRINNCKSIHERNLIIPNIKNIEEFGHLEGDTIIGKDHKSSIITLADIWSKITIPLATKNNKSENITKSIIKFISKLQKGTVKTITFDRGKEFSKWKLIEKNCNVKIYFADPGKPCQRGLNENNNGILRRYLPKSTDLSSYKQKDLNTIAFQINSTPRKSLSYKRPIDLIQLF